Proteins encoded within one genomic window of Bacillus sp. 1NLA3E:
- a CDS encoding aldo/keto reductase, whose product MESIALNNGVKMPILGFGVYQISPRECERCVLDAIQVGYRSIDTAQVYGNEKAVGNAVRKSGVHREKLFITTKLYIPYGGYKKAVNAIDESLRTLKLDYIDLLLMHEPFPDYQGIYHAMEEAYQSGKIRAIGVSNFNPDVFMNLVESCNVIPAVNQVETHVFRQQAQAQEIMKQYGTQIESWAPFTEGKNHFFSNETLREIGQKYDKSNAQVGLRYLIQRGIVVIPKSTHRERMIENMDVFDFTLSADDMAKIALLDGGRSLFSWY is encoded by the coding sequence GTGGAGTCTATCGCTTTGAATAATGGTGTTAAAATGCCGATTTTGGGATTTGGTGTTTATCAAATCAGTCCCAGAGAGTGCGAGCGGTGCGTTTTGGATGCAATCCAAGTTGGATATCGTTCGATTGATACAGCACAGGTATATGGCAATGAAAAAGCTGTAGGGAATGCAGTCCGAAAATCTGGTGTGCACCGCGAAAAACTGTTTATTACAACCAAATTGTATATACCGTATGGCGGTTACAAAAAAGCAGTCAATGCGATTGATGAATCATTACGGACTTTAAAGCTCGATTACATTGACCTGCTTTTGATGCACGAGCCTTTTCCTGACTATCAAGGGATTTATCATGCCATGGAGGAAGCTTATCAAAGCGGAAAAATAAGAGCAATTGGAGTTTCTAATTTTAATCCGGATGTATTTATGAATCTGGTAGAATCCTGCAATGTCATTCCTGCGGTCAATCAGGTGGAGACACACGTATTTCGGCAGCAAGCGCAGGCACAGGAAATAATGAAGCAATATGGTACGCAAATCGAATCTTGGGCTCCTTTTACAGAGGGAAAGAATCACTTCTTTTCTAATGAAACATTAAGAGAGATCGGGCAAAAATATGATAAGTCCAACGCACAGGTGGGTCTTCGATATTTAATCCAACGCGGAATCGTTGTGATTCCAAAATCCACCCATAGGGAACGAATGATAGAAAATATGGATGTCTTTGATTTTACGTTATCTGCGGATGATATGGCAAAGATTGCCCTGTTGGATGGAGGCAGAAGTCTGTTTTCATGGTATTAG
- a CDS encoding MFS transporter, with product MKEADVKVNHETSERSYSLITAILFWCGLVVVSSLYITIPLVSVFAGAFKVSTSQAAWTGSAFSFCYAVGFLFFGPLSDRYGRKQIILFGLIVLTIVSPLVGLFANLSWVIALRTIQGIAAATFAPAALSYVVEYFPAEKRITTTGFVSTGFLMSGIVGQVFSSLISENFGWIYVFYILGVVYLITAILVTFFIPKSNVPQIKGSMLDSFKQMGKVITQKSLLLCYIITLTLLLSFVGMYTTLGSYLSGTFALNSQGILYVRCVGILGMLVSPFSGRLVTKLGIHTVIRVGLSLAVLGLAILGVSSNLFFLIVMSVVFVAGVSITISTLISLVGQLGGIARGSAISLFSFILFMGATLGPIVAIGILNISSYLLTFELLALLLGVGLIASTLIKSRDQV from the coding sequence TTGAAAGAAGCAGATGTAAAAGTTAATCATGAAACTTCAGAAAGAAGTTATTCTCTCATAACAGCAATACTTTTTTGGTGTGGTTTAGTTGTTGTATCTAGCCTATATATCACCATTCCCTTGGTTTCAGTATTTGCAGGAGCTTTTAAAGTATCAACGTCGCAAGCAGCCTGGACCGGCAGTGCTTTTTCATTTTGTTATGCTGTGGGTTTTTTATTTTTCGGTCCCTTGTCAGATCGCTATGGACGAAAGCAAATTATATTATTTGGGCTAATTGTGTTAACCATTGTTTCACCTTTAGTTGGATTGTTCGCTAATCTGTCTTGGGTGATAGCTCTTAGAACGATCCAAGGAATTGCAGCAGCAACATTTGCTCCAGCTGCACTTTCGTATGTAGTAGAATATTTTCCGGCAGAAAAACGGATCACTACAACTGGATTTGTTAGCACAGGATTTTTAATGTCCGGAATTGTTGGTCAGGTGTTCAGCAGTCTAATAAGTGAGAACTTTGGTTGGATTTATGTGTTCTATATCCTTGGAGTGGTTTATCTAATCACTGCAATATTAGTAACGTTTTTTATCCCAAAGAGTAATGTCCCACAAATAAAAGGAAGTATGCTTGACTCTTTTAAACAAATGGGAAAGGTTATTACACAAAAATCATTACTTTTGTGTTACATCATCACTTTAACGCTTTTACTTTCTTTTGTTGGTATGTATACAACGCTAGGGAGTTATTTAAGTGGTACATTCGCTCTAAATAGTCAAGGTATTCTGTATGTAAGATGTGTCGGGATTTTAGGTATGTTAGTTTCTCCGTTTTCTGGAAGACTGGTCACAAAGCTTGGTATTCACACCGTTATAAGAGTTGGCTTATCTTTAGCCGTTTTAGGTCTTGCGATTTTAGGAGTTAGCTCTAATTTGTTCTTTCTTATCGTGATGAGTGTAGTTTTTGTGGCTGGTGTCTCCATAACCATTTCAACCCTAATCTCACTTGTCGGACAATTAGGAGGTATTGCAAGGGGTTCTGCAATTTCACTGTTCTCGTTTATTCTATTTATGGGTGCAACTCTTGGACCAATTGTAGCTATTGGTATCTTGAATATAAGTAGCTATCTTTTAACGTTTGAATTGTTAGCACTTTTATTAGGAGTAGGATTAATCGCCTCAACTCTTATTAAAAGTCGGGACCAGGTGTAA
- a CDS encoding SDR family NAD(P)-dependent oxidoreductase, protein MNKKLIVVVGAGPGVGNHVAKKFGVNNFRVVLVSRNRDSLDQYVQVLSSEGIEAYAVAADASSPASLTEAFDQIKKKYGTTDVLVYNAAVLKGGKPTSLTADSLVSHYQVDVAGSLHCALQVIPDQVEQKAGTILFTGGGLALYPSADYAALGIGKAAIRNLAFSLAEELKPQGIFVGMVTIAGAVAPGTHFAPELIAEKYWELYEKREEYEIVYS, encoded by the coding sequence ATGAATAAAAAACTTATCGTGGTTGTTGGAGCAGGTCCTGGTGTCGGAAATCATGTCGCAAAAAAATTCGGTGTTAATAACTTCCGTGTTGTCCTAGTCTCCCGTAATCGGGATTCGCTGGATCAATATGTGCAGGTGTTGAGCTCGGAAGGAATAGAAGCTTATGCCGTCGCTGCGGATGCGTCAAGTCCGGCATCGCTAACAGAAGCTTTTGACCAAATCAAGAAAAAGTACGGTACAACTGATGTGCTAGTGTACAACGCTGCAGTTTTAAAAGGCGGAAAACCAACTTCCTTGACGGCAGATTCTCTTGTGTCTCATTATCAGGTGGACGTAGCCGGTTCCTTGCATTGTGCACTACAAGTTATCCCGGATCAAGTAGAACAAAAAGCAGGAACAATCCTCTTCACGGGTGGCGGATTGGCGCTGTATCCTTCGGCTGACTATGCGGCTTTGGGCATAGGTAAAGCCGCGATACGTAACCTAGCCTTTTCTCTAGCTGAAGAACTAAAGCCTCAAGGCATTTTTGTCGGAATGGTTACAATTGCGGGAGCTGTCGCTCCGGGCACTCATTTTGCGCCTGAACTCATTGCAGAGAAGTATTGGGAGCTGTATGAAAAACGCGAAGAATACGAAATTGTGTACAGCTAA
- a CDS encoding carboxymuconolactone decarboxylase family protein, producing the protein MNRVEKSKEKFKQLFGDGVPATFATDPDFQDILSHFIFGEVFYQGDLDDKQRELSTLVVLATNQTLPQLKAHVGAALNIGLTPVEIKEAVYQCAPYIGFPKTLNAINEVNEAFKAQNIALPIESQKTVNEDNRFDKGLAVQVQIFGDVIAKMRENAPANQKHIQDYLSAFCFGDIYTRGGLDLKTRELLTLCIVSSLGGAECQVKAHVQGNLNVGNDKETLITAITHCLPYMGFPRTLNALACVNEVIPEN; encoded by the coding sequence ATGAACCGTGTAGAAAAGAGCAAGGAAAAATTCAAACAACTATTTGGAGATGGAGTACCTGCAACATTTGCTACCGACCCTGACTTTCAGGACATTCTTAGCCATTTCATTTTTGGGGAAGTTTTCTATCAAGGTGATCTTGATGACAAGCAACGTGAGTTGAGTACCCTAGTCGTTCTTGCTACCAACCAGACGTTGCCCCAACTAAAAGCACATGTTGGTGCTGCACTAAACATTGGGCTGACACCTGTAGAAATCAAAGAGGCAGTTTATCAATGTGCTCCGTACATTGGATTCCCAAAAACGCTAAATGCCATCAATGAAGTCAATGAGGCTTTCAAAGCGCAGAATATTGCTTTACCGATTGAAAGTCAAAAGACTGTAAATGAAGATAACCGTTTTGATAAAGGACTTGCCGTGCAGGTACAGATATTTGGTGATGTAATTGCAAAAATGCGGGAAAATGCCCCTGCAAACCAAAAGCATATACAGGATTATCTCTCTGCTTTTTGCTTCGGAGATATCTACACCCGTGGTGGACTTGATTTGAAAACACGGGAGTTGTTGACCCTCTGCATCGTAAGTAGCTTGGGCGGTGCTGAATGCCAAGTAAAGGCACATGTGCAGGGTAACCTAAATGTGGGCAATGACAAGGAAACATTGATCACTGCCATCACCCATTGCCTTCCATACATGGGGTTTCCAAGAACACTAAACGCATTAGCATGCGTTAATGAAGTTATTCCTGAAAATTAA
- a CDS encoding aldo/keto reductase, which produces MEYRTVGKTGINVSNLCFGTMSFGANADEETSKAMYKRCREVGINFFDTANAYGGGRSEEILGECIAHEREDVIITTKVFWSFRPDVNALGTSRRNIIQNVEASLRRLKTDYIDFYFLHDFDENTSMEEMLRALDDLQRQGKILYPAVSNWAAWQITKALGISAKEQLARFELIQPMYNLVKRQAEVEILPMAQSEQKGVITYSPLGGGLLTGKYGVNKRPEQGRLIEDARYGDRYGANEDYITAEEFTKYAQEHGVNPSTLAVAWVKANPAVTAPIIGARNLNQLEDSLAAADFKMTPEMYNEISRLSRTPAPATDRGEVLTGKWS; this is translated from the coding sequence ATGGAATACCGTACAGTAGGAAAAACTGGAATTAATGTTTCGAATTTATGTTTTGGTACTATGTCTTTTGGTGCTAATGCCGATGAAGAAACATCAAAAGCCATGTATAAACGTTGTCGAGAAGTGGGCATCAACTTCTTTGATACAGCAAATGCTTATGGTGGAGGACGCTCCGAAGAAATTTTAGGGGAATGTATTGCTCACGAGCGGGAAGATGTCATTATCACAACGAAAGTCTTTTGGTCATTCCGTCCTGATGTCAACGCATTGGGCACATCAAGACGTAACATTATACAAAATGTTGAAGCTAGCCTAAGACGATTGAAAACAGATTATATTGATTTTTATTTTCTTCATGACTTCGATGAAAATACATCAATGGAAGAAATGCTACGAGCATTGGACGATTTGCAACGGCAAGGAAAGATTCTCTACCCTGCTGTTAGTAACTGGGCAGCTTGGCAAATAACTAAAGCATTAGGCATTTCTGCAAAAGAGCAATTAGCTCGTTTTGAACTTATCCAACCGATGTATAACTTGGTGAAACGCCAAGCAGAAGTGGAAATCTTGCCAATGGCACAATCTGAACAAAAAGGAGTAATTACTTACAGCCCGCTAGGTGGCGGTTTATTAACTGGTAAATACGGAGTGAACAAACGTCCTGAACAAGGTCGCCTTATAGAAGATGCCCGCTATGGGGATCGTTACGGGGCTAATGAAGATTATATTACAGCTGAAGAGTTCACCAAATATGCACAAGAGCATGGGGTGAATCCTTCCACTTTAGCAGTTGCCTGGGTAAAAGCAAATCCTGCTGTTACTGCCCCAATCATTGGTGCACGTAATTTAAACCAGTTGGAAGATTCATTAGCAGCTGCCGATTTTAAAATGACACCAGAAATGTATAATGAAATCTCACGTTTATCAAGAACACCTGCACCAGCAACAGACCGAGGAGAGGTATTAACTGGTAAATGGTCATAA
- a CDS encoding DUF4279 domain-containing protein, with translation MNKTKTMVYFSLYGDNFSIDEVTEKLNVTPTKTYKKGDLIPNLSTVRYRKETSWDLGTGYEDSLDVCNQLQQIVGKLQNKSSNINEIKEAYSLECKFYIVIKIEKGNAPFLYLDKDIIKFASSIEAEFDVDLYANPYESDFNQ, from the coding sequence TTGAATAAAACTAAGACAATGGTTTATTTCAGCTTGTATGGAGATAACTTTTCAATAGATGAAGTTACAGAAAAGTTAAATGTGACACCTACAAAAACTTATAAAAAAGGCGATTTAATTCCAAACCTCTCAACAGTTCGTTACCGAAAAGAGACAAGTTGGGATTTAGGAACAGGCTATGAAGATTCACTTGATGTATGTAACCAACTTCAACAAATTGTAGGTAAATTACAAAATAAGTCATCAAACATTAACGAAATAAAAGAGGCTTATTCTCTGGAGTGTAAATTCTATATTGTCATTAAAATAGAAAAAGGAAACGCCCCTTTTTTATATTTAGATAAAGATATTATAAAATTTGCTTCAAGTATAGAGGCTGAATTTGATGTGGATTTGTACGCTAATCCATATGAAAGTGACTTTAATCAATAA